The genomic region GAGCTTGCTCAGGCGCGCGTTGAACTCGTCGCACCAGCCTTCGAGGCGCTCGACGTACTCCTCGGTGACGCGCAGTGGCGGATACTTCGGCTCCGGCTCGATCGGGGTCGCCAGGTCGGCGCCCACGTCGAACAGGTCGTTCTGGATGGACCCAAGCACCGTCCGCAGCTCGTCGTCGAGTTGCCCGAGGGCGAGCGCGACGCCGATCGCCGCGTTGCACTCGTCCACGTCGGCGTACGCGGCGATCCGCGGATCGGTCTTCGGCACCTGCTCGTTGTTGTTCAGCCTGGTCATGCCGGCGTCGCCGGCCTTGGTGTAGATGCGCGTGAGGTGGACGGCCATGACGCACAGCCTACGGATACCGGACCTGACGATCCCGGCGCGGCCGGACGCCGCCGGCCGGCCGGCCACGGTCGGCCCGGGCGACGCGGGCGATCCGGCGGTCAGCGACGTCGACGTCATCCGGGTGTCCGGCGGCGCGCGGCTGGCCGGCACGGTGCATGTGGTCGGCGCGAAGAACTCCGCCCTGAAGCTGATGGCCGCCGCGCTGCTCGCCCCGGGGCGCACCGTCATCACGAACGTCCCCCGGATCACCGACATCGCCATCATGGGCGAGGTGCTGCGCCGGCTGGGCTGTGACGTGCGGTTCGGCCCGGACGACCCGGTGGACCCGATGGTGGCCCGCGGCGGGGTGGCGCGGTCCCGGTCGGTGGCGATCGACGTGCCCGCCCAGCCGGGCGCCGAGGCCGACTACGACCTGGTCCGCCGGCTGCGCGCGTCGATCTGCGTCCTCGGGCCGTTGCTGGCCCGCCGCGGCTACGTGCGGGTGGCCCATCCGGGCGGCGACGCCATCGGGTCGCGGGGGCTGGACATGCACATCTCCGGCCTCACCCGGATGGGTGCGGAGATCTCCGGCGAGCACGGGTTCGTCATCGCGTCCGCGCCGCGGGGCCTGCACGGCGCGGAGATCATGCTGGACTTCCCGAGTGTGGGTGCGACCGAGAACCTGGTGATGGCGGCGGTGCTGGCCCGCGGCGCCACGGTGATCGACAACGCGGCCCGGGAACCGGAGATCGTCGACATCTGCACGATGCTCCAGCAGATGGGCGCACAGATCTCCGGCGCCGGCACCTCCACCCTGCACATCGAGGGGGTGCCCGAGCTGCGGCCCGTTCGGCACGCCACGGTGGGGGACCGGATCGTCGCCGGCACCTGGGCCTTCGGCGCCGCGATGACCCGGGGCGACGTGACGGTCACCGGGGCGGATCCGGCCTTCCTGGAGGTGGCGCTGGACAAGCTGGTCGCGGCCGGCGGGCTGGTGGAGACCCGGGCGGACGCCTTTCGGATCCGGATGGACGAGCGGCCCGTCGCGGTGGACGTGGTGACCCTGCCCTTTCCCGGCTTCGCCACGGACCTGCTGCCGATGGCGATCGGGCTGGCCGCGGTCAGCGACGGCGCCTCCCTGATCACCGAGAACATCTTCGACGGCCGGTTCATGTTCGCCAACGAGATGATGCGGCTCGGCGCGGACATCAAGACCGACGGGCACCACGCGGTGGTACGCGGCCATGACCGGCTGTCGGGCGCGCCGGTGCGCGCCACCGACATCCGGGCGGGGGCCGGCCTGATCATCGCGGGGCTCTGCGCGGACGGCGTCACCGAGGTCTCCCACGTGCACCACGTGGACCGCGGCTACCCGGACTTCGTGGCCGACCTGCGGGCGCTGGGGGTGGCGGTCGAGCGCGGCACCGCTCCCGAGGAGCCGGACCTCACCATCTGACCGCCGAGACGGCTTAGCATTCGTTCAGGCTCGCCGACTAGGGTGCTGGCAGACACTCAAACAGGCGAGGGAGAAGCAGATGGCGGGTCGACTCGCGGTCGTCGGGGCGGGGCTGATGGGCTCCGGGATCGCCCAGGTGGCGGCGCAGGCGGGCTGGCACGTGACGCTGCGGGACCTGGACGACGCGGCCACCACCCGGGGCGTCGACGGCATCCGGAGGTCGCTGGAGAAGTTCGCCGAGAAGGGGAAGATCGCGGCGGCCGACGTCGAGGCGACGCTGGGTCGCATCACCCCGACCACCGACCTGGAGGCCGCCGCCGACGCGGACATCGTGGTCGAGGCGGTCTTCGAGCGGCTGGAGATCAAGCACGAGGTGTTCCGCGCGCTGGACAAGATCTGCAAGTCGGACGCGATCCTCGCCACCAACACCTCCGCCATCCCGGTGACCCAGATCGCCGCGGTCACCGAGCGCCCCGAGTCGGTGGTCGGCACGCACTTCTTCTCGCCGGTGCCGATGATGAAGCTCTGCGAGCTGGTGCGGGGCTACAAGACCAGCGACGCCACGCTGGCCACCGTCCGGGCGTTCGCCGAGGAGATCGGCAAGACGGTGGTCGTGGTCAACCGGGACATCGCCGGTTTCGTCACCACCCGGCTCATCGCCGCCCTCGTGGTCGAGGCGGTCAAGCTGGTCGAGTCCGGCGTGGTCTCGGCCGAGGACCTGGACACCGCGTGCCGGCTTGGCTTCGGCCACGCCATGGGCCCGCTGGCCACCACCGACCTGACCGGGGTCGACGTGCTGCTGCACGCCGCGAAGAACATCTACACCGACACGGCGGACGAGAAGTTCTTCCCGCCGGAGCTGCTCCAGCGCATGGTCACCGCCGGTGACCTGGGCCGCAAGAGCGGCAAGGGCTTCTACACGTACTGAGTCGCGTCGGGCGGGCGCTCCGGCGCCCGCCCGTCCGCGTCGTGCGGACGGGACGGCCGCTCAGCCGTCCCGGCGCGTCGTCCAGCGGAACGTGGTGAGGCAGAGGACCAGGCCGATCACGCACCAGGCGCCGAGGACCAGGGCGACCCGGCCCAGCTCGAACGAACCGCCCGGCTCCTGGCCGCCGAAGCTCTCCGGCAGGAAGACCGAGCGCAGCCCCTGGCACATCCACTTGAGCGGGAAGAGCGCGGCCACCTGCTGCATCCAGCTCGGCAGCTCGGTGAAGACGAAGAACACGCCGGAGATGAACTGGAGCACGAGCGCCACCGGGGTGACCACCGCCGAGCCGCTGCGCGCGGTGCGGGCCAGCGACGAGATGGCGATGCCGCAGAGCGTGCAGGCGGTCACGCCGAGCGCGGCGACCCAGCCGAAGGTGAGCCATCCGACGAGGCCCGGCAGGTCGAGGTCGAAGAACGCGACCGAGACGGCGAGCAGCAGCGCGGTCTCCGCGATCCCGATCGCCACCACCATGAGCACCTTGCCCGCGAAGTACACCCACTTCGGCATCGGCGTGCCCCGGTAGCGCTTCAGCACCCCCCGGTCCCGCTCGATCGGGATCCAGATGCCGAGGTTCTGGAAGCTGACCGTCATCAGGCCGGTCGCGATCATCCCGGTGATGAAGTACTGCGTGTAGCTCACTCCGGGCGCGATCTCGTCGCGGAAGATCGCCGCGAAGATCAGGATCATGATGACCGGGAAGCCCATCGTGAAGACGACGGACTCCCGGCTGCGCAGGAACTGGGTGATCTCCAGCCGGCCCTGTCGCAGGCCGAGCGCGACCGGGCCCACCCGGCGGGCCGGGGCGGCGGCGACCGGGGCCGCCGGCTTCGTGGTGGTGGTCATCGGTGTCCGATCATCGTGAGGTAGACGTCTTCCAGGGTCGGCCGGGTCACGGTCAGGCCGGGCACCTCGCCGCCGTGGCGCGCGGCCAGCTCCGCCACCAGCGCCGTCGGCGTCGCGCTCTGCGCGCTCTCCACCGCGCCCTCCGGCGTACGCCAGGAGACGGTGGCCAGCGCCTCCCGCCGGTTGCCGAGCTGGTCCGGCGCGGCCACCTCGACCAGCCGCCCGCCGGCGATGACGCCGACACGGTCGGCCAGCGCCTCGGCCTCGTCCAGGTAGTGGGTGGTGAGCACGATGGTGGTGCCGGCGGCGGCCAGGTCCCGGATCAGGTCCCAGAACTCCCGGCGCGCCTCCGGGTCGAAGCCGGTGGTCGGCTCGTCCAGGAAGAGCAGCTCGGGCCGGCCGATGATGCCCAGCGCGACGTCGAGGCGGCGCTTCTGCCCGCCGGAGAGGGTGTGCGTCCGGGCCCGGGCCTTGCCGGACAGCCCGACCCGCTCGATTACCTTCTCCGGGTCGTCGGCGTCCGGGTAGAAGCCCGCGAAGTGCCGGACCACCTCGGCGACGGTCAGCTCGTCGAATTCGCCGGTGCCCTGGAGCACGATGCCCACCCGAGCCCGCCAGTCCGTGGCCGGGCTGGCCGGGTCGCTGCCGAGCACCGAGACCTCTCCGGCGTCGCGCCGCCGGTAGCCCTCCAGGATCTCCACGGTGGTGGTCTTGCCCGCCCCGTTCGGGCCGAGCAGAGCGAACACCTCGCCGCGCCGGACGTCGAGATCCAGGTCGGCCACCGCCACCGTCTCGCCGTACGCCTTGCGCATCCCCCGTACCGAGATCGCGAGCTCGTTCTCCATGCCGTCAAGTGTGCGACCTGGCAGGGGACGCCGGTCCGGCGGGGTGTGGGGATCGCCGCCATGTCGTGCCGTCCGTACCCGGGCGTCCCCTCCATGGACGTGTGTGGTTTTCCACAGCCCGTTTTACTGAACGGTAACTTAGACTCCGGCCATGGACGAGAAGGCCCTCCCGGGACGGCTGCCGGAGCGCGACCGCCCCTGGGTGATGCGCACCTACGCCGGGCACAGCTCGGCCGCCGCGACCAACGCCCTCTTCCGTCGCAACCTGGCGAAGGGGCAGACCGGCCTCTCGGTCGCCTTCGATCTGCCGACCCAGACCGGGTACGACCCGGACCACGAGCTGGCCGCCGGCGAGGTGGGCCGGGTCGGGGTGCCGGTCGCGCACCTCGGGGACATGCGGGCGCTCTTCGACGGCATCCCGCTCGCCGAGATGAACACGTCCATGACCATCAACGCCCCGGCGATGTGGCTGCTCGCCCTCTACGCCACCGTCGGCGCGGAGCAGGGCGCCGAGCCGGCCCGGTACGCCGGCACCACGCAGAACGACATCATCAAGGAGTACCTGTCCCGGGGGACGTACATCTTCCCGCCGGCGGCGTCGCTGCGGCTGACCGCCGACGTCATCGCGCACACGCTGACCGCGATGCCGAAGTGGAACCCGGTCAACATCTGCTCGTACCACCTCCAGGAGGCGGGCGCGACACCGGTGCAGGAGGTCGGCTTCGCGCTGGCCACCGCGGTCGCCGTGCTCGACGCCGTACGCGACTCCGGCCAGGTGCCGGCCGAGCGGATGGGCGACGTGGTGCAGCGGATCTCGTTCTTCGTCAACGCCGGGGTGCGCTTCGTCGAGGAGATCGCCAAGATGCGCGCCTTCGGGGCGCTCTGGGACGAGATCACCCGGGACCGGTACGGCGTGACCGACCCGAAGCAGCGCCGGTTCCGCTACGGCGTGCAGGTCAACTCGCTGGGCCTCACCGAGGCGCAGCCGGAGAACAACATCCAGCGCATCGTGCTGGAGATGCTGGGTGTGACCCTGTCCCGGGACGCCCGGGCCCGCGCGGTCCAGCTGCCCGCCTGGAACGAGGCGCTCGGCCTGCCCCGGCCCTGGGACCAGCAGTGGTCGTTGCGGATGCAGCAGGTGCTCGCGTACGAGTCGGACCTGCTGGAGTACCCCGACCTCTTCGCCGGCTCGCACGTGATGACCGCGCTGGTCGACGAGATCGTCGCGGGGGCCCGGGATGAGCTGGACACGGTGCTGGAGATGGGCGGCGTGGTCGGCGCCGTGGAGGCCGGCTACCTCAAGAGCGCACTGGTCGCCTCGCTCGCCGAGCGGCGCCGCCGGATGGAGGCCGGCGCCGACGTGGTGGTCGGCGTCAACCGGTTCACCGAGACCGAGCCCTCGCCGCTGACCGCGGCCGGCGCCGAGGCCGTCGAGCAGGTCGATCCCGCGGTGGAGGCGTCGGCCGTGGCGGCCGTACGCGAGTGGCGGGCCGGCCGGGACGGCCCGGCGGTCGACGCGGCGCTGACGCGGCTCCGGGCCGACGCGGCGACCACGGCGAACCTGATGCCGGCGACGCTGGAGTGCGTGCGGGCCGGGGTGACCACCGGCGAGTGGGCGGGCGCGCTGCGCCAGGTCTTCGGCGAGTACCGGGCGCCGACCGGGCTGTCCGGCGCCGCCGGCGCGGGCGGGGACGCCGGGCTGGCCGGCGTCCGGGACCGGGTCACCGCCACGGCCCGTGAGCTGGGCACCGGCCGGCTGCGGCTGCTGGTCGGCAAGCCGGGCCTGGACGGGCACACCAACGGCGCCGAGCAGATCGCGGTGCGCGCCCGGGACGCCGGCTTCGAGGTGGTCTACCAGGGCATCCGGCTGACCGCCGGGCAGATCGTCGCGGCAGCGGTGGAGGAGGACGTCGACCTGGTCGGGCTCTCCGTGCTCTCCGGCTCGCACCTCGCGGCGGTGCCGGCGGTGCTCGACGGGCTGCGTGCCGCCGGCCGGGCCGACCTGCCGGTGGTGGTCGGCGGCATCATTCCGGCCGGCGACGCCGCGCAGCTCCGCGCCGCCGGTGTGGCCCGCGTCTTCACCCCGAAGGACTTCGCGCTCACCGGCATCGTCGACGAACTGGTCACGGTGATCCGGGAGGCCAACGACCTGGCGTGACACGAGCGGCGGCTCTTCGTCGGGCGGCTGGCCACGCGCGGCCGCGGCTCGCCGGTGCGGTCCGGCGGCTCAGCGCTCGTCGTAGGTCATGCAGTCGGCCATGTCGTTGTCCGGGCCGACCCGGATCGCCGGGGCGTGGCACTCCAACTGCTCGTTGTGCCGGCAGTCGCCCCGTTGGCAGGCGCCGACCTGGGCGATCAGGTCGGCCACCCCAGCGCGGACCGGCAGCTCGACAAACGTGTGGCAGTGCGCGTGGTCCACGCTGCCGATGGTGATGGCGAACGCGTGGCAGTCGCCGGTGTGGTTGTACGCGCACGCCGAGACGACGCACTCTTCGACGCGGGGCATCTGCATCGCAGCGGTCATGCCGACCTCCAGAAAGGGCTTTTGCCCCGATTTTAGGCGTACGGTGGAGATCGGTGGTCCCGATCGGCCACCGCGTCAGCCCAGCGGGGCCGGGGCTTTGCCCCGCCGTCAGCGGGCCCGCGCGGGGTCCGCGAGCACCTCGGAGAGCGGGGCCGGCTGCAGGCCCCGTTCGGCCAGGCCGGCCAGGATGTGCGGCAGCGCCTCGTCGGTCATCGGCGCGTTCGCCTCGGTGACGTGCAGGATGATCACCGAGCCGGGACGCACCTGCGACAGGACCGCCCGGACCACCGGCCGCCACGCCGTCGCGAACGGGTCGCCACTCACCACGTCACCGTCCACCACCGTGACACCGAGCGGGGCCAGCGCGGTCAGCGCCGTCTCGTCGTGGCAGAGCCCGGGGAAGCGGAAGTAGCGGGTCTGCCGACCGCCGTACGGCGCGATCACGTCGAACGTCCGGGCCACGTCGGCGTTCATCTCCTGTTCCCGGATCCGGGGGAGCTGGTAGCAGTCCGAAGTGAAGGCCAGGTGCCCGTAGGTGTGGTTGGCCAACTCGAACCGCGGGTTGCCGGCGAGCCGACGGGTCACCTGCGGATACTGCTCGACCCACTTGCCGGTCAGGAAGAAGGTCGCCGGCACCCGCTGCCGTTCCAGCAGCTCGATGATGGCCAGGTTCGCGTACGACCGCACCGCGCCGCTGCGCAGTTGGCGCCGCATGGCGTCGGTCAGGTCCGCGTCGAAGGTGAGCGCGACCTTGTTGCCCGTCCGCGGCCCGTGGTCCACCACCGGTGGTCGTGTGCCGGGTCGGGTCCCGCCGGGCAGCGATGTCCCGGTGTCACCGCCCGGCGGCACCGATGCCGGAGCAGGGCCGGGCCCGGGCGGTGCGCCGGGGCGGCCGGCGCCGGTTGTGCCGGTTGTGCCGGCCGGGCCGGACGGGCCGATTGCGCCGGTCGGGCCGGTCGTGGCGGCGACTCCGGTCGCGGCCCCCTTCGTGCCGGGCAGCCGGGCCAGGCTGGCGCTCGCCGGTTCGTGGCGGGGGAGCGGGCCGCTGAGCAGGGCCGCCGCGCCGGCCAGGGTGACCAGCGTCGCGGCGACGGGAACGCGGAGGTTCTTCACGGACACCGGGGGATGATCTCAGCGAACGCGGTCGCGCGTGTGCCCCGCGCCCCGCTGCGTGGCGACGTGACGCACCGCGAGATGACGTACCTCGTTTCGCTGGACCTCTCGCCCGGCCCAACGAGTGGATCACGCAGCGCGGCTGAGTGATCTGGGGTTGATGTCCGGTTCGCGGGGGCTGGGGTTTCCGCCGAGCCGGGGTGTCTGGGTGGTTTGGGGTGTGACCGGGGGCATCCTCGGGCCGGAATGGTGGGTGGTCGGGGGTCGTTGAACATGGGCGACGGTCGGGGTACCAGCCCCGCAGCCGGTTGGTCCGGCCGGGCCGCGCGGATCGGTGAGAGCCCCGGAATGATGGTGGGCCGCCGGTCGTTGTGCATGGACCCGGCGCGGTGGCCGGCCCCGGAATGATGGCGGGCCGCCGGTCGTTGGATATGGACCCGGCGCGGTGCGGCACCCCCGCCGAACCGAGCGCCGAGCCCCTGGTCGCGGTGAGCGTGTTGCTCCCGGCCGACCCCGAGGTGCGGACCACCCCCGAGTTCGTGACCCCGGGACACAGACTTTCCTCCCTTTGTGCGGACGCCGTTGGTGTTCCGCGTGCCGCGCCGGCCCCCATCGGCGTGACTCACCCCCGAAGGAGCTTCGTCATGAATACGATCATGCGGAAGAGCGTGCTGGGTATTGCTGGTCTGGCCTTCGCCGGTGGTGTCATCGGTGGTCCGATCGCGGCGCACAACGCGCAGTCGGTGGATGTGTCGCCGGTTGCCGTGGTGCAGTCGGACAAGGTGGATGCCGGCAAGCTGATCCCGCACGGTGTGCAGGGTGCGCAGTCGCGCATCGATCTGGACGACGAGCAGGTCGCGAATGTGAAGGCGATCATCGCGGCGACGAAGAAGTCCGGTATGGACGAGCGGGCGGCGGTGATCTCGATCGCTACCAGCCTGCAGGAGTCGAAGCTGGAGAACCTGGGTCACCTGGGTGACATGAACGACCATGACTCGCTGGGCCTGTTCCAGCAGCGCCCGAGCTCGGGTTGGGGTAGCCCGGAGCAGATCACTGATCCGGAGTACTCGACCCAGGCGTTCCTGAAGGGTCTGAAGCAGGTCGACGGGTGGCAGGACATGCCGCTGACCGACGCCGCGCAGACGGTGCAGGTGTCGGCGTACCCGGATGCGTACGCGCAGTGGGAGCAGCAGGCCGCCGACCTCGTCGCCCAGTACTGGAACAGCTGACCCAACCGAACACGAGCAACACCGCTGGCCGGCACCCCACCCCGGGTGCCGGCCAGCGGCGTCTCGCGGATCAGACCCGGAAGCCTGCCGCCCGGGCAGCCTGCCGCTCCCGGCGGCGGTCGGCGCGGCGGCGCCGGAACCAGAAGAGGAAGACGACCAGACCGGCCAGGAAGAGCAGCACCAGCACCGGCAGCAGGAGCGCGACCACCGACATCACCACACTGGTGGCGTCCTCGGCCGTGCTGGCCACCGGTGCGCCGACGCCCGCGGTGGTCGCGTTGATGACCGGACGGGCGGCGGACTTCAGCAGGTGCACGCCGAACGCGATGAGCACGCCGGTCGCCACCGGCACCCACTGGTGGGACGAGAAGAAGCTGCCTGGGTCACTCACCGTCACCGTCTCCGTGGACGACCCGGCGCCGAAGGCCAGGCCACCAGCGGTCGGGCGGACCACGGTCTGCACGACGTCGTTCACGTGGTCGACCACCGGCACCTTGTCGGCGACCACCTCGACGGCGAGCAGCCCCGCCAGGATGATCATGACCCAGCCGTTGCCGAGCCAGGCCCAGCCGCTGGGCAGGTCGATCAGGTCGGTGTAGCGGGCGAGCAGACCCATGGTGAGCAGAGGGATGTAGGCGTTCAGACCCGCCGAAGCGGCGAGACCGGTTCCGGTGAGGACTTCGAACACGATCTCAGCATCCCACCGGCGCGCCAGTGCCGCTCGGTGGCGCCGGCCGGCTCCTCCGCTACCCTCGTCGGGTGCGGTTGGTGATTGCGAAGTGCTCGGTGGACTACGTCGGACGGCTCTCGGCCCACCTGCCGCCGGCCACCCGGCTGCTCATGGTCAAGGCGGACGGCTCGGTCTCCATCCATGCCGACGACCGGGCGTACAAGCCGCTGAACTGGATGAGCCCGCCCTGCCGGCTGGAGGAGGCGCCCGGGGTGTGGCGGGTGGTCAACAAGGCCGGCGAGGAGCTGCGGATCACCCTGGAGGAGATCTTCCAGGACACGTCGTACGAGCTGGGTGTCGACCCGGGCCTGCGCAAGGACGGGGTGGAGGCGCACCTCCAGGAGTTGCTGGCCGCCAACCCGGAGACCCTCGGCGAGGGCTACACCCTGGTCCGGCGCGAGTACATGACCGCCATCGGCCCGGTGGACCTGCTCTGCCGGGACGCCGAATCCCGCGCGGTCGCCGTGGAGGTGAAGCGGCGTGGCGAGAT from Micromonospora sp. WMMD812 harbors:
- a CDS encoding cob(I)yrinic acid a,c-diamide adenosyltransferase, giving the protein MAVHLTRIYTKAGDAGMTRLNNNEQVPKTDPRIAAYADVDECNAAIGVALALGQLDDELRTVLGSIQNDLFDVGADLATPIEPEPKYPPLRVTEEYVERLEGWCDEFNARLSKLDSFILPGGTAGAALLHVARTIARRAERAAWALVSHDPERTSTLPAKYLNRLSDLLFILSRTANPAGDVLWVPGGDR
- the murA gene encoding UDP-N-acetylglucosamine 1-carboxyvinyltransferase, giving the protein MTHSLRIPDLTIPARPDAAGRPATVGPGDAGDPAVSDVDVIRVSGGARLAGTVHVVGAKNSALKLMAAALLAPGRTVITNVPRITDIAIMGEVLRRLGCDVRFGPDDPVDPMVARGGVARSRSVAIDVPAQPGAEADYDLVRRLRASICVLGPLLARRGYVRVAHPGGDAIGSRGLDMHISGLTRMGAEISGEHGFVIASAPRGLHGAEIMLDFPSVGATENLVMAAVLARGATVIDNAAREPEIVDICTMLQQMGAQISGAGTSTLHIEGVPELRPVRHATVGDRIVAGTWAFGAAMTRGDVTVTGADPAFLEVALDKLVAAGGLVETRADAFRIRMDERPVAVDVVTLPFPGFATDLLPMAIGLAAVSDGASLITENIFDGRFMFANEMMRLGADIKTDGHHAVVRGHDRLSGAPVRATDIRAGAGLIIAGLCADGVTEVSHVHHVDRGYPDFVADLRALGVAVERGTAPEEPDLTI
- a CDS encoding 3-hydroxyacyl-CoA dehydrogenase family protein, which encodes MAGRLAVVGAGLMGSGIAQVAAQAGWHVTLRDLDDAATTRGVDGIRRSLEKFAEKGKIAAADVEATLGRITPTTDLEAAADADIVVEAVFERLEIKHEVFRALDKICKSDAILATNTSAIPVTQIAAVTERPESVVGTHFFSPVPMMKLCELVRGYKTSDATLATVRAFAEEIGKTVVVVNRDIAGFVTTRLIAALVVEAVKLVESGVVSAEDLDTACRLGFGHAMGPLATTDLTGVDVLLHAAKNIYTDTADEKFFPPELLQRMVTAGDLGRKSGKGFYTY
- a CDS encoding ABC transporter permease; translated protein: MTTTTKPAAPVAAAPARRVGPVALGLRQGRLEITQFLRSRESVVFTMGFPVIMILIFAAIFRDEIAPGVSYTQYFITGMIATGLMTVSFQNLGIWIPIERDRGVLKRYRGTPMPKWVYFAGKVLMVVAIGIAETALLLAVSVAFFDLDLPGLVGWLTFGWVAALGVTACTLCGIAISSLARTARSGSAVVTPVALVLQFISGVFFVFTELPSWMQQVAALFPLKWMCQGLRSVFLPESFGGQEPGGSFELGRVALVLGAWCVIGLVLCLTTFRWTTRRDG
- a CDS encoding ABC transporter ATP-binding protein: MENELAISVRGMRKAYGETVAVADLDLDVRRGEVFALLGPNGAGKTTTVEILEGYRRRDAGEVSVLGSDPASPATDWRARVGIVLQGTGEFDELTVAEVVRHFAGFYPDADDPEKVIERVGLSGKARARTHTLSGGQKRRLDVALGIIGRPELLFLDEPTTGFDPEARREFWDLIRDLAAAGTTIVLTTHYLDEAEALADRVGVIAGGRLVEVAAPDQLGNRREALATVSWRTPEGAVESAQSATPTALVAELAARHGGEVPGLTVTRPTLEDVYLTMIGHR
- a CDS encoding protein meaA translates to MDEKALPGRLPERDRPWVMRTYAGHSSAAATNALFRRNLAKGQTGLSVAFDLPTQTGYDPDHELAAGEVGRVGVPVAHLGDMRALFDGIPLAEMNTSMTINAPAMWLLALYATVGAEQGAEPARYAGTTQNDIIKEYLSRGTYIFPPAASLRLTADVIAHTLTAMPKWNPVNICSYHLQEAGATPVQEVGFALATAVAVLDAVRDSGQVPAERMGDVVQRISFFVNAGVRFVEEIAKMRAFGALWDEITRDRYGVTDPKQRRFRYGVQVNSLGLTEAQPENNIQRIVLEMLGVTLSRDARARAVQLPAWNEALGLPRPWDQQWSLRMQQVLAYESDLLEYPDLFAGSHVMTALVDEIVAGARDELDTVLEMGGVVGAVEAGYLKSALVASLAERRRRMEAGADVVVGVNRFTETEPSPLTAAGAEAVEQVDPAVEASAVAAVREWRAGRDGPAVDAALTRLRADAATTANLMPATLECVRAGVTTGEWAGALRQVFGEYRAPTGLSGAAGAGGDAGLAGVRDRVTATARELGTGRLRLLVGKPGLDGHTNGAEQIAVRARDAGFEVVYQGIRLTAGQIVAAAVEEDVDLVGLSVLSGSHLAAVPAVLDGLRAAGRADLPVVVGGIIPAGDAAQLRAAGVARVFTPKDFALTGIVDELVTVIREANDLA
- a CDS encoding DUF1540 domain-containing protein, which encodes MTAAMQMPRVEECVVSACAYNHTGDCHAFAITIGSVDHAHCHTFVELPVRAGVADLIAQVGACQRGDCRHNEQLECHAPAIRVGPDNDMADCMTYDER
- a CDS encoding polysaccharide deacetylase family protein, with protein sequence MSVKNLRVPVAATLVTLAGAAALLSGPLPRHEPASASLARLPGTKGAATGVAATTGPTGAIGPSGPAGTTGTTGAGRPGAPPGPGPAPASVPPGGDTGTSLPGGTRPGTRPPVVDHGPRTGNKVALTFDADLTDAMRRQLRSGAVRSYANLAIIELLERQRVPATFFLTGKWVEQYPQVTRRLAGNPRFELANHTYGHLAFTSDCYQLPRIREQEMNADVARTFDVIAPYGGRQTRYFRFPGLCHDETALTALAPLGVTVVDGDVVSGDPFATAWRPVVRAVLSQVRPGSVIILHVTEANAPMTDEALPHILAGLAERGLQPAPLSEVLADPARAR
- a CDS encoding DUF4126 domain-containing protein, which produces MFEVLTGTGLAASAGLNAYIPLLTMGLLARYTDLIDLPSGWAWLGNGWVMIILAGLLAVEVVADKVPVVDHVNDVVQTVVRPTAGGLAFGAGSSTETVTVSDPGSFFSSHQWVPVATGVLIAFGVHLLKSAARPVINATTAGVGAPVASTAEDATSVVMSVVALLLPVLVLLFLAGLVVFLFWFRRRRADRRRERQAARAAGFRV
- the nucS gene encoding endonuclease NucS; the protein is MRLVIAKCSVDYVGRLSAHLPPATRLLMVKADGSVSIHADDRAYKPLNWMSPPCRLEEAPGVWRVVNKAGEELRITLEEIFQDTSYELGVDPGLRKDGVEAHLQELLAANPETLGEGYTLVRREYMTAIGPVDLLCRDAESRAVAVEVKRRGEIDGVEQLTRYLELMNRDPLLAPVAGVFAAQEIKPQARVLATDRGIRCVVVDYDKLRGIERDELTLF